A window of Citrus sinensis cultivar Valencia sweet orange chromosome 7, DVS_A1.0, whole genome shotgun sequence contains these coding sequences:
- the LOC102629661 gene encoding disease resistance protein RUN1-like isoform X4: protein MTSTSIQNVSHGKYDVFLSFRGEDTRKSFTGHLSTALKNKRIYLFRDDKELQKGGSISPGLLKAIEESRISVIVLSKNYASSTWCLDELVKIVECKNREDQIFPIFYDVEPTVVRKQTASFGEAFAKHEEVFRNNVEKVQKWRDALKVVANKSGWELKDRNESEFIEEIVNVISSKIHTEPKTVKELVGIESRLEKLRFLMGTGSTDVRMIGIWGMGGLGKTTLARVVYDLISHEFYASSFLADVRERSEKEGSVISLQKQLLSNLLNLGDINLWHVDDGINIIGSRLRQQKVLLVIDDVADVEQLQSLAGKRDWFGLGSRILITTRDKQLLVAHEVDEEHILNLDVLNDDEALQLFSMKAFKTHQPVGEYVELSKRVLRYASGLPLALKVLGSFLIGRSVDRWRSALERLKSDPLNKIMSILQISFDGLQDSEKKIFLDVACFFKQKNRDYVTKILEGCGFFPVIGIEVLIERSLLTVDDYNTLGMHDLLQELGQLIVTRQSPEEPGKRSRLWRQEEVRHVLTKNAGSEEVEGMIIDDCFFPENEVHLSAKAFSLMTNLRLLKIGNVQLPEGLEYLSNKLRLLDWHQYPLKSLPSNLQLDKIVEFEMCYSRIEELWKGIKPLKTLKVMKLSHSKNLIKTPNSIEVPNLEVLDLEGCTRLHEIHSSLLRHNKLILLNLKGCTSLTTLPGEIFMKSLKTLVLSGCLKLRKFPHVGGSMECLQELFLDETDIKEMPLSIEHLSGLVQLTLKDCKNLSSLPVTISSLKCLKNLKLSGCSKLKKFPQIVGMEGLSELYLDGTSITEVPSSIELLPGLELLNLNDCKNLARLPRSINGLKALKTLNLSGCCKLENVPDTLRQVESLEELDISGTATRRPPSSIFLMKNLKTLSFSGCNGPPSTASCHLNLPFNLMGTSSCPVALMLPSLSGVLRLRKSSWTTIYCIDSLKLLGKNDLATSMLREHLELQAVSAPDSKLSIVVPGSEIPKWFMYQNEGSSITVTRPSYLHNVNKVVGYAVCCVFHVPKHSTGIRRTIWKGHSFLTHLLFCSMDCSSFFYGIDFRDKFGHRGSDHLWLLFLSRAECDKYKWHFESNHFKLKFANHSAVSNTGLKVKRCGFHPVYKQEVEEFDETTKQWTHFTSYNLNEFHHDFVGSNMEVATTSKRSLAENAGAAEASGSGSCDDDEESPPKRFRQLK, encoded by the exons ATGACTTCTACGAGCATCCAAAATGTCTCTCATGGGAAATATGATGTCTTCTTAAGCTTTAGAGGAGAAGACACTCGTAAAAGCTTCACGGGTCATCTCTCTAcggctttgaaaaataaacgCATTTATTTATTCAGGGATGACAAAGAACTTCAGAAAGGAGGATCCATTTCACCTGGACTCCTTAAAGCAATTGAAGAATCAAGAATTTCAGTTATTGTTCTTTCAAAAAACTATGCTTCTTCCACTTGGTGCTTGGATGAACTTGTTAAGATTGTTGAATGCAAAAACAGAGAAGATcaaatttttccaattttctatGATGTGGAACCAACTGTGGTGAGAAAACAGACAGCAAGTTTTGGAGAAGCTTTTGCTAAACATGAAGAAGTTTTTAGGAATAATGTAGAAAAGGTGCAAAAGTGGAGAGACGCTTTAAAAGTGGTGGCTAATAAATCTGGCTGGGAATTGAAGGACAG AAATGAGTCAGAATTTATAGAGGAAATTGTCAATGTGATATCAAGTAAAATTCATACAGAGCCAAAGACTGTTAAGGAGCTGGTAGGAATAGAATCGCGCTTGGAGAAACTCAGGTTTCTTATGGGTACAGGGTCTACTGACGTTCGTATGATAGGGATATGGGGTATGGGAGGTCTAGGAAAGACAACTCTTGCAAGAGTTGTTTATGACTTGATCTCTCACGAATTTTATGCGAGTAGTTTCCTTGCTGATGTTAGAGAAAGATCTGAAAAAGAAGGCAGTGTAATCTCTTTACAAAAGCAACTCCTTTCCAATTTACTGAATCTTGGAGATATTAACTTATGGCATGTAGATGATGGTATTAACATAATTGGAAGTAGGCTGCGACAGCAAAAGGTTCTTCTTGTAATCGATGATGTAGCTGATGTTGAACAACTACAAAGTTTAGCTGGAAAGCGTGATTGGTTTGGTCTAGGCAGCAGGATTCTAATAACAACGAGAGATAAACAGTTGTTGGTGGCACATGAAGTGGATGAAGAGCATATTCTTAACCTTGATGTACTAAATGACGATGAAGCTCTTCAACTATTTAGTATGAAAGCTTTTAAAACCCATCAGCCAGTGGGAGAATATGTGGAGCTGTCTAAACGTGTTCTGAGGTATGCCAGTGGTCTTCCATTAGCTCTAAAAGTTTTGGGATCCTTTCTTATTGGTAGATCTGTGGATCGGTGGAGAAGTGCCCTAGAGAGACTAAAAAGTGATCCTTTAAATAAGATTATGAGTATACTTCAAATAAGTTTTGATGGACTACAAGATtcagagaagaaaatatttctcgATGTTGCATGCTTCTTTAAACAGAAGAATAGAGATTACGTAACAAAAATTCTAGAGGGATGTGGTTTTTTCCCAGTCATTGGAATAGAAGTTCTTATTGAAAGATCTCTATTAACAGTTGACGACTACAACACACTGGGGATGCATGATTTGTTACAGGAATTGGGACAGCTGATTGTTACAAGACAATCCCCCGAAGAACCTGGGAAACGCAGCAGATTATGGAGGCAAGAAGAAGTGCGCCATGTGTTGACAAAAAATGCG GGAAGTGAAGAAGTTGAAGGAATGATAATTGATGATTGTTTCTTTCCTGAAAATGAGGTGCATTTAAGTGCTAAAGCATTTTCGCTGATGACCAACCTAAGATTGCTCAAAATCGGTAATGTGCAACTTCCTGAAGGCCTTGAATACCTATCTAACAAGTTGCGGTTACTTGATTGGCATCAATATCCTTTGAAATCATTGCCATCAAATTTGCAATTGgataaaattgttgaatttgaaatgtGTTACAGCCGCATTGAAGAATTATGGAAAGGAATCAAA CCTTTAAAAACGTTGAAAGTTATGAAACTCAGCCATtcaaagaatttgattaagACACCAAACTCAATAGAGGTCCCAAACTTAGAGGTGTTGGATCTTGAAGGATGTACAAGGTTGCATGAAATTCACTCGTCTTTGTTACGTCACAATAAGCTgatattgttgaatttgaaaggtTGTACAAGTCTTACAACTCTTCCGGGTGAGATTTTTATGAAATCGCTTAAAACACTTGTCCTTTCTGGTTGCTTGAAATTGAGGAAATTTCCACACGTTGGGGGAAGTATGGAGTGTCTGCAGGAACTTTTTTTGGATGAAACTGATATCAAAGAAATGCCACTATCAATTGAACATCTATCAGGACTTGTTCAATTGACTTTGAAAGATTGCAAAAATCTCTCGAGTCTGCCGGTTACTATTAGCAGTttaaaatgtctaaaaaatcTAAAGCTCTCTGGCTGCTCGAAACTGAAGAAGTTTCCACAGATTGTGGGTATGGAAGGTCTGTCAGAGCTCTATCTAGATGGAACTTCCATTACAGAAGTGCCATCATCTATTGAGCTTTTACCTGGACTTGAATTGTTGAATCTGAATGACTGCAAAAATCTTGCGAGACTTCCCAGAAGTATAAACGGTTTAAAAGCCCTCAAAACTTTGAATCTCTCAGGCTGCTGCAAACTTGAAAATGTGCCTGACACGCTTAGGCAAGTAGAAAGTTTGGAAGAACTTGATATAAGCGGAACAGCTACAAGACGACCTCCATCCTCCATTTTTCTTATGAAGAATCTTAAAACACTCTCTTTTTCTGGGTGCAATGGACCACCATCAACTGCATCATGTCATTTGAACCttccttttaatttgatgGGAACGAGTTCATGTCCTGTAGCTTTGATGTTGCCTTCTCTGTCAG GTGTATTAAGACTACGCAAGTCCAGCTGGACGACAATTTATTGTATAGACAGCTTGAAATTGCTCGGAAAGAACGATTTGGCAACTTCAATGCTACGAGAGCACCTTGAG ttgcAGGCAGTATCAGCTCCAGACAGTAAATTGAGCATTGTTGTCCCAGGAAGTGAAATTCCAAAGTGGTTCATGTATCAGAACGAGGGTTCTTCAATAACAGTCACAAGGCCTTCATATTTGCATAATGTGAATAAGGTTGTGGGATATGCTGTTTGCTGTGTTTTTCATGTCCCCAAGCATTCAACTGGTATCCGACGGACAATATGGAAGGGGCATTCATTTCTCACACATCTGTTGTTCTGCTCTATGGATTGTTCTAGTTTCTTTTATGGTATAGATTTTAGAGACAAATTCGGTCATCGTGGGTCTGACCATCTTTGGCTACTCTTTTTGTCTCGAGCAGAATGCGATAAGTACAAGTGGCATTTTGAATCTAATCATTTTAAGTTGAAATTTGCTAATCATTCGGCTGTGTCAAATACTGGATTGAAGGTGAAGAGGTGTGGCTTCCATCCAGTTTATAAGCAAGAAGTCGAGGAGTTTGACGAAACAACAAAGCAATGGACTCACTTTACTTCTTATAATCTGAATGAATTCCATCACGATTTTGTTGGATCAAATATGGAAGTAGCCACAACATCAAAGCGAAGCCTTGCAGAAAATGCTGGGGCAGCCGAAGCCAGTGGCAGTGGCTCctgtgatgatgatgaggaatCACCCCCTAAAAGATTTAGACAGCTTAAATGA
- the LOC102629661 gene encoding disease resistance protein RUN1-like isoform X5, which produces MTSTSIQNVSHGKYDVFLSFRGEDTRKSFTGHLSTALKNKRIYLFRDDKELQKGGSISPGLLKAIEESRISVIVLSKNYASSTWCLDELVKIVECKNREDQIFPIFYDVEPTVVRKQTASFGEAFAKHEEVFRNNVEKVQKWRDALKVVANKSGWELKDRNESEFIEEIVNVISSKIHTEPKTVKELVGIESRLEKLRFLMGTGSTDVRMIGIWGMGGLGKTTLARVVYDLISHEFYASSFLADVRERSEKEGSVISLQKQLLSNLLNLGDINLWHVDDGINIIGSRLRQQKVLLVIDDVADVEQLQSLAGKRDWFGLGSRILITTRDKQLLVAHEVDEEHILNLDVLNDDEALQLFSMKAFKTHQPVGEYVELSKRVLRYASGLPLALKVLGSFLIGRSVDRWRSALERLKSDPLNKIMSILQISFDGLQDSEKKIFLDVACFFKQKNRDYVTKILEGCGFFPVIGIEVLIERSLLTVDDYNTLGMHDLLQELGQLIVTRQSPEEPGKRSRLWRQEEVRHVLTKNAGSEEVEGMIIDDCFFPENEVHLSAKAFSLMTNLRLLKIGNVQLPEGLEYLSNKLRLLDWHQYPLKSLPSNLQLDKIVEFEMCYSRIEELWKGIKPLKTLKVMKLSHSKNLIKTPNSIEVPNLEVLDLEGCTRLHEIHSSLLRHNKLILLNLKGCTSLTTLPGEIFMKSLKTLVLSGCLKLRKFPHVGGSMECLQELFLDETDIKEMPLSIEHLSGLVQLTLKDCKNLSSLPVTISSLKCLKNLKLSGCSKLKKFPQIVGMEGLSELYLDGTSITEVPSSIELLPGLELLNLNDCKNLARLPRSINGLKALKTLNLSGCCKLENVPDTLRQVESLEELDISGTATRRPPSSIFLMKNLKTLSFSGCNGPPSTASCHLNLPFNLMGTSSCPVALMLPSLSGVLRLRKSSWTTIYCIDSLKLLGKNDLATSMLREHLEAVSAPDSKLSIVVPGSEIPKWFMYQNEGSSITVTRPSYLHNVNKVVGYAVCCVFHVPKHSTGIRRTIWKGHSFLTHLLFCSMDCSSFFYGIDFRDKFGHRGSDHLWLLFLSRAECDKYKWHFESNHFKLKFANHSAVSNTGLKVKRCGFHPVYKQEVEEFDETTKQWTHFTSYNLNEFHHDFVGSNMEVATTSKRSLAENAGAAEASGSGSCDDDEESPPKRFRQLK; this is translated from the exons ATGACTTCTACGAGCATCCAAAATGTCTCTCATGGGAAATATGATGTCTTCTTAAGCTTTAGAGGAGAAGACACTCGTAAAAGCTTCACGGGTCATCTCTCTAcggctttgaaaaataaacgCATTTATTTATTCAGGGATGACAAAGAACTTCAGAAAGGAGGATCCATTTCACCTGGACTCCTTAAAGCAATTGAAGAATCAAGAATTTCAGTTATTGTTCTTTCAAAAAACTATGCTTCTTCCACTTGGTGCTTGGATGAACTTGTTAAGATTGTTGAATGCAAAAACAGAGAAGATcaaatttttccaattttctatGATGTGGAACCAACTGTGGTGAGAAAACAGACAGCAAGTTTTGGAGAAGCTTTTGCTAAACATGAAGAAGTTTTTAGGAATAATGTAGAAAAGGTGCAAAAGTGGAGAGACGCTTTAAAAGTGGTGGCTAATAAATCTGGCTGGGAATTGAAGGACAG AAATGAGTCAGAATTTATAGAGGAAATTGTCAATGTGATATCAAGTAAAATTCATACAGAGCCAAAGACTGTTAAGGAGCTGGTAGGAATAGAATCGCGCTTGGAGAAACTCAGGTTTCTTATGGGTACAGGGTCTACTGACGTTCGTATGATAGGGATATGGGGTATGGGAGGTCTAGGAAAGACAACTCTTGCAAGAGTTGTTTATGACTTGATCTCTCACGAATTTTATGCGAGTAGTTTCCTTGCTGATGTTAGAGAAAGATCTGAAAAAGAAGGCAGTGTAATCTCTTTACAAAAGCAACTCCTTTCCAATTTACTGAATCTTGGAGATATTAACTTATGGCATGTAGATGATGGTATTAACATAATTGGAAGTAGGCTGCGACAGCAAAAGGTTCTTCTTGTAATCGATGATGTAGCTGATGTTGAACAACTACAAAGTTTAGCTGGAAAGCGTGATTGGTTTGGTCTAGGCAGCAGGATTCTAATAACAACGAGAGATAAACAGTTGTTGGTGGCACATGAAGTGGATGAAGAGCATATTCTTAACCTTGATGTACTAAATGACGATGAAGCTCTTCAACTATTTAGTATGAAAGCTTTTAAAACCCATCAGCCAGTGGGAGAATATGTGGAGCTGTCTAAACGTGTTCTGAGGTATGCCAGTGGTCTTCCATTAGCTCTAAAAGTTTTGGGATCCTTTCTTATTGGTAGATCTGTGGATCGGTGGAGAAGTGCCCTAGAGAGACTAAAAAGTGATCCTTTAAATAAGATTATGAGTATACTTCAAATAAGTTTTGATGGACTACAAGATtcagagaagaaaatatttctcgATGTTGCATGCTTCTTTAAACAGAAGAATAGAGATTACGTAACAAAAATTCTAGAGGGATGTGGTTTTTTCCCAGTCATTGGAATAGAAGTTCTTATTGAAAGATCTCTATTAACAGTTGACGACTACAACACACTGGGGATGCATGATTTGTTACAGGAATTGGGACAGCTGATTGTTACAAGACAATCCCCCGAAGAACCTGGGAAACGCAGCAGATTATGGAGGCAAGAAGAAGTGCGCCATGTGTTGACAAAAAATGCG GGAAGTGAAGAAGTTGAAGGAATGATAATTGATGATTGTTTCTTTCCTGAAAATGAGGTGCATTTAAGTGCTAAAGCATTTTCGCTGATGACCAACCTAAGATTGCTCAAAATCGGTAATGTGCAACTTCCTGAAGGCCTTGAATACCTATCTAACAAGTTGCGGTTACTTGATTGGCATCAATATCCTTTGAAATCATTGCCATCAAATTTGCAATTGgataaaattgttgaatttgaaatgtGTTACAGCCGCATTGAAGAATTATGGAAAGGAATCAAA CCTTTAAAAACGTTGAAAGTTATGAAACTCAGCCATtcaaagaatttgattaagACACCAAACTCAATAGAGGTCCCAAACTTAGAGGTGTTGGATCTTGAAGGATGTACAAGGTTGCATGAAATTCACTCGTCTTTGTTACGTCACAATAAGCTgatattgttgaatttgaaaggtTGTACAAGTCTTACAACTCTTCCGGGTGAGATTTTTATGAAATCGCTTAAAACACTTGTCCTTTCTGGTTGCTTGAAATTGAGGAAATTTCCACACGTTGGGGGAAGTATGGAGTGTCTGCAGGAACTTTTTTTGGATGAAACTGATATCAAAGAAATGCCACTATCAATTGAACATCTATCAGGACTTGTTCAATTGACTTTGAAAGATTGCAAAAATCTCTCGAGTCTGCCGGTTACTATTAGCAGTttaaaatgtctaaaaaatcTAAAGCTCTCTGGCTGCTCGAAACTGAAGAAGTTTCCACAGATTGTGGGTATGGAAGGTCTGTCAGAGCTCTATCTAGATGGAACTTCCATTACAGAAGTGCCATCATCTATTGAGCTTTTACCTGGACTTGAATTGTTGAATCTGAATGACTGCAAAAATCTTGCGAGACTTCCCAGAAGTATAAACGGTTTAAAAGCCCTCAAAACTTTGAATCTCTCAGGCTGCTGCAAACTTGAAAATGTGCCTGACACGCTTAGGCAAGTAGAAAGTTTGGAAGAACTTGATATAAGCGGAACAGCTACAAGACGACCTCCATCCTCCATTTTTCTTATGAAGAATCTTAAAACACTCTCTTTTTCTGGGTGCAATGGACCACCATCAACTGCATCATGTCATTTGAACCttccttttaatttgatgGGAACGAGTTCATGTCCTGTAGCTTTGATGTTGCCTTCTCTGTCAG GTGTATTAAGACTACGCAAGTCCAGCTGGACGACAATTTATTGTATAGACAGCTTGAAATTGCTCGGAAAGAACGATTTGGCAACTTCAATGCTACGAGAGCACCTTGAG GCAGTATCAGCTCCAGACAGTAAATTGAGCATTGTTGTCCCAGGAAGTGAAATTCCAAAGTGGTTCATGTATCAGAACGAGGGTTCTTCAATAACAGTCACAAGGCCTTCATATTTGCATAATGTGAATAAGGTTGTGGGATATGCTGTTTGCTGTGTTTTTCATGTCCCCAAGCATTCAACTGGTATCCGACGGACAATATGGAAGGGGCATTCATTTCTCACACATCTGTTGTTCTGCTCTATGGATTGTTCTAGTTTCTTTTATGGTATAGATTTTAGAGACAAATTCGGTCATCGTGGGTCTGACCATCTTTGGCTACTCTTTTTGTCTCGAGCAGAATGCGATAAGTACAAGTGGCATTTTGAATCTAATCATTTTAAGTTGAAATTTGCTAATCATTCGGCTGTGTCAAATACTGGATTGAAGGTGAAGAGGTGTGGCTTCCATCCAGTTTATAAGCAAGAAGTCGAGGAGTTTGACGAAACAACAAAGCAATGGACTCACTTTACTTCTTATAATCTGAATGAATTCCATCACGATTTTGTTGGATCAAATATGGAAGTAGCCACAACATCAAAGCGAAGCCTTGCAGAAAATGCTGGGGCAGCCGAAGCCAGTGGCAGTGGCTCctgtgatgatgatgaggaatCACCCCCTAAAAGATTTAGACAGCTTAAATGA
- the LOC102629661 gene encoding disease resistance protein RPV1-like isoform X2: MTSTSIQNVSHGKYDVFLSFRGEDTRKSFTGHLSTALKNKRIYLFRDDKELQKGGSISPGLLKAIEESRISVIVLSKNYASSTWCLDELVKIVECKNREDQIFPIFYDVEPTVVRKQTASFGEAFAKHEEVFRNNVEKVQKWRDALKVVANKSGWELKDRNESEFIEEIVNVISSKIHTEPKTVKELVGIESRLEKLRFLMGTGSTDVRMIGIWGMGGLGKTTLARVVYDLISHEFYASSFLADVRERSEKEGSVISLQKQLLSNLLNLGDINLWHVDDGINIIGSRLRQQKVLLVIDDVADVEQLQSLAGKRDWFGLGSRILITTRDKQLLVAHEVDEEHILNLDVLNDDEALQLFSMKAFKTHQPVGEYVELSKRVLRYASGLPLALKVLGSFLIGRSVDRWRSALERLKSDPLNKIMSILQISFDGLQDSEKKIFLDVACFFKQKNRDYVTKILEGCGFFPVIGIEVLIERSLLTVDDYNTLGMHDLLQELGQLIVTRQSPEEPGKRSRLWRQEEVRHVLTKNAGSEEVEGMIIDDCFFPENEVHLSAKAFSLMTNLRLLKIGNVQLPEGLEYLSNKLRLLDWHQYPLKSLPSNLQLDKIVEFEMCYSRIEELWKGIKPLKTLKVMKLSHSKNLIKTPNSIEVPNLEVLDLEGCTRLHEIHSSLLRHNKLILLNLKGCTSLTTLPGEIFMKSLKTLVLSGCLKLRKFPHVGGSMECLQELFLDETDIKEMPLSIEHLSGLVQLTLKDCKNLSSLPVTISSLKCLKNLKLSGCSKLKKFPQIVGMEGLSELYLDGTSITEVPSSIELLPGLELLNLNDCKNLARLPRSINGLKALKTLNLSGCCKLENVPDTLRQVESLEELDISGTATRRPPSSIFLMKNLKTLSFSGCNGPPSTASCHLNLPFNLMGTSSCPVALMLPSLSGLCSLTKLDLSDCGLGEGAILSDIGNLHSLKALYLSENNFVTLPASISGLFNLEYLKLEDCKRLQSLPQLPPNVHNVRLNGCASLVTLLGVLRLRKSSWTTIYCIDSLKLLGKNDLATSMLREHLEAVSAPDSKLSIVVPGSEIPKWFMYQNEGSSITVTRPSYLHNVNKVVGYAVCCVFHVPKHSTGIRRTIWKGHSFLTHLLFCSMDCSSFFYGIDFRDKFGHRGSDHLWLLFLSRAECDKYKWHFESNHFKLKFANHSAVSNTGLKVKRCGFHPVYKQEVEEFDETTKQWTHFTSYNLNEFHHDFVGSNMEVATTSKRSLAENAGAAEASGSGSCDDDEESPPKRFRQLK; encoded by the exons ATGACTTCTACGAGCATCCAAAATGTCTCTCATGGGAAATATGATGTCTTCTTAAGCTTTAGAGGAGAAGACACTCGTAAAAGCTTCACGGGTCATCTCTCTAcggctttgaaaaataaacgCATTTATTTATTCAGGGATGACAAAGAACTTCAGAAAGGAGGATCCATTTCACCTGGACTCCTTAAAGCAATTGAAGAATCAAGAATTTCAGTTATTGTTCTTTCAAAAAACTATGCTTCTTCCACTTGGTGCTTGGATGAACTTGTTAAGATTGTTGAATGCAAAAACAGAGAAGATcaaatttttccaattttctatGATGTGGAACCAACTGTGGTGAGAAAACAGACAGCAAGTTTTGGAGAAGCTTTTGCTAAACATGAAGAAGTTTTTAGGAATAATGTAGAAAAGGTGCAAAAGTGGAGAGACGCTTTAAAAGTGGTGGCTAATAAATCTGGCTGGGAATTGAAGGACAG AAATGAGTCAGAATTTATAGAGGAAATTGTCAATGTGATATCAAGTAAAATTCATACAGAGCCAAAGACTGTTAAGGAGCTGGTAGGAATAGAATCGCGCTTGGAGAAACTCAGGTTTCTTATGGGTACAGGGTCTACTGACGTTCGTATGATAGGGATATGGGGTATGGGAGGTCTAGGAAAGACAACTCTTGCAAGAGTTGTTTATGACTTGATCTCTCACGAATTTTATGCGAGTAGTTTCCTTGCTGATGTTAGAGAAAGATCTGAAAAAGAAGGCAGTGTAATCTCTTTACAAAAGCAACTCCTTTCCAATTTACTGAATCTTGGAGATATTAACTTATGGCATGTAGATGATGGTATTAACATAATTGGAAGTAGGCTGCGACAGCAAAAGGTTCTTCTTGTAATCGATGATGTAGCTGATGTTGAACAACTACAAAGTTTAGCTGGAAAGCGTGATTGGTTTGGTCTAGGCAGCAGGATTCTAATAACAACGAGAGATAAACAGTTGTTGGTGGCACATGAAGTGGATGAAGAGCATATTCTTAACCTTGATGTACTAAATGACGATGAAGCTCTTCAACTATTTAGTATGAAAGCTTTTAAAACCCATCAGCCAGTGGGAGAATATGTGGAGCTGTCTAAACGTGTTCTGAGGTATGCCAGTGGTCTTCCATTAGCTCTAAAAGTTTTGGGATCCTTTCTTATTGGTAGATCTGTGGATCGGTGGAGAAGTGCCCTAGAGAGACTAAAAAGTGATCCTTTAAATAAGATTATGAGTATACTTCAAATAAGTTTTGATGGACTACAAGATtcagagaagaaaatatttctcgATGTTGCATGCTTCTTTAAACAGAAGAATAGAGATTACGTAACAAAAATTCTAGAGGGATGTGGTTTTTTCCCAGTCATTGGAATAGAAGTTCTTATTGAAAGATCTCTATTAACAGTTGACGACTACAACACACTGGGGATGCATGATTTGTTACAGGAATTGGGACAGCTGATTGTTACAAGACAATCCCCCGAAGAACCTGGGAAACGCAGCAGATTATGGAGGCAAGAAGAAGTGCGCCATGTGTTGACAAAAAATGCG GGAAGTGAAGAAGTTGAAGGAATGATAATTGATGATTGTTTCTTTCCTGAAAATGAGGTGCATTTAAGTGCTAAAGCATTTTCGCTGATGACCAACCTAAGATTGCTCAAAATCGGTAATGTGCAACTTCCTGAAGGCCTTGAATACCTATCTAACAAGTTGCGGTTACTTGATTGGCATCAATATCCTTTGAAATCATTGCCATCAAATTTGCAATTGgataaaattgttgaatttgaaatgtGTTACAGCCGCATTGAAGAATTATGGAAAGGAATCAAA CCTTTAAAAACGTTGAAAGTTATGAAACTCAGCCATtcaaagaatttgattaagACACCAAACTCAATAGAGGTCCCAAACTTAGAGGTGTTGGATCTTGAAGGATGTACAAGGTTGCATGAAATTCACTCGTCTTTGTTACGTCACAATAAGCTgatattgttgaatttgaaaggtTGTACAAGTCTTACAACTCTTCCGGGTGAGATTTTTATGAAATCGCTTAAAACACTTGTCCTTTCTGGTTGCTTGAAATTGAGGAAATTTCCACACGTTGGGGGAAGTATGGAGTGTCTGCAGGAACTTTTTTTGGATGAAACTGATATCAAAGAAATGCCACTATCAATTGAACATCTATCAGGACTTGTTCAATTGACTTTGAAAGATTGCAAAAATCTCTCGAGTCTGCCGGTTACTATTAGCAGTttaaaatgtctaaaaaatcTAAAGCTCTCTGGCTGCTCGAAACTGAAGAAGTTTCCACAGATTGTGGGTATGGAAGGTCTGTCAGAGCTCTATCTAGATGGAACTTCCATTACAGAAGTGCCATCATCTATTGAGCTTTTACCTGGACTTGAATTGTTGAATCTGAATGACTGCAAAAATCTTGCGAGACTTCCCAGAAGTATAAACGGTTTAAAAGCCCTCAAAACTTTGAATCTCTCAGGCTGCTGCAAACTTGAAAATGTGCCTGACACGCTTAGGCAAGTAGAAAGTTTGGAAGAACTTGATATAAGCGGAACAGCTACAAGACGACCTCCATCCTCCATTTTTCTTATGAAGAATCTTAAAACACTCTCTTTTTCTGGGTGCAATGGACCACCATCAACTGCATCATGTCATTTGAACCttccttttaatttgatgGGAACGAGTTCATGTCCTGTAGCTTTGATGTTGCCTTCTCTGTCAGGTTTGTGCTCTCTAACAAAATTAGATCTCAGTGACTGTGGTCTTGGGGAGGGAGCAATCTTGAGTGATATTGGCAACTTACACTCATTAAAAGCGTTATATCTGAGTGAAAACAATTTTGTTACGCTGCCAGCAAGCATTAGCGGTCTTTTTAATCTTGAATATCTAAAGTTGGAAGATTGTAAAAGGCTTCAATCTCTGCCACAACTTCCACCCAACGTACATAATGTTAGACTGAATGGTTGTGCATCGTTGGTGACATTATTAGGTGTATTAAGACTACGCAAGTCCAGCTGGACGACAATTTATTGTATAGACAGCTTGAAATTGCTCGGAAAGAACGATTTGGCAACTTCAATGCTACGAGAGCACCTTGAG GCAGTATCAGCTCCAGACAGTAAATTGAGCATTGTTGTCCCAGGAAGTGAAATTCCAAAGTGGTTCATGTATCAGAACGAGGGTTCTTCAATAACAGTCACAAGGCCTTCATATTTGCATAATGTGAATAAGGTTGTGGGATATGCTGTTTGCTGTGTTTTTCATGTCCCCAAGCATTCAACTGGTATCCGACGGACAATATGGAAGGGGCATTCATTTCTCACACATCTGTTGTTCTGCTCTATGGATTGTTCTAGTTTCTTTTATGGTATAGATTTTAGAGACAAATTCGGTCATCGTGGGTCTGACCATCTTTGGCTACTCTTTTTGTCTCGAGCAGAATGCGATAAGTACAAGTGGCATTTTGAATCTAATCATTTTAAGTTGAAATTTGCTAATCATTCGGCTGTGTCAAATACTGGATTGAAGGTGAAGAGGTGTGGCTTCCATCCAGTTTATAAGCAAGAAGTCGAGGAGTTTGACGAAACAACAAAGCAATGGACTCACTTTACTTCTTATAATCTGAATGAATTCCATCACGATTTTGTTGGATCAAATATGGAAGTAGCCACAACATCAAAGCGAAGCCTTGCAGAAAATGCTGGGGCAGCCGAAGCCAGTGGCAGTGGCTCctgtgatgatgatgaggaatCACCCCCTAAAAGATTTAGACAGCTTAAATGA